The genomic region TAGCATCTGATGTTCAGGCTATGGTTGTCGCTGGGACCATTACCTGGGAGGATATTAAGCTTGACGAACAGTCATTTATTGCGCTGTGTACTTTGGTTGAGTCAAATCAGATAAGTTCAACTAGTGCGAAGGTAATTATTGAGGATCTTGTAAAAAATGGTGGTGATCCATTGAAAATTGCTAAGGATAGAGATTTGCTACAGGTTTCTGATGAAGATGAGTTAGTGGAGCTTGTAAAAACGGTACTGGATAAGAATACTAAGGCCGTACAAGATTTAAAGTCTGGGCAGGATAAAGTTATGGGATTTCTAGTCGGACAGGTAATGAAAGAATCAAGAGGCAAAGCGAATCCTGGTCTTGCAAAGCAACTTATTTCAAAGGAGCTAGAACAATGACCCATAACCAACCAGTAAAAAAAGCGGTCATCGCGGCTGCCGGTTTTGGTACAAGGTTCTTACCGCAAACAAAAGCCATGCCCAAAGAAATGCTCCCAATTATCGATAAGCCGGTTATTCAGATGATTGTAGAGGAGGCTGTCCAGGCTGGAGTTACTGAAATTATTATTGTAACCGGAAGCACAAAGCGAGCTATTGAAGATCATTTTGATCGAGCCGTTGAACTAGAAGACGAACTGATCGCTAAGGGTAAAACTAAGGAAGCAGAGCAGATAAAGCAAATAGCAGAAATGGCTAACTTTGTGTATATACGACAAAAAGGAGAGCCACGCGGAAATGCTCGACCAGTACTAAATGCCTCCCGCCTGCTTGGCGACGAACCATTCTTTGTATTTTTTGCAGACGATTTCTTTAGATCAGAGGTGCCTCGTGCTGTTCAGCTCCTAAAAACCTATCAAAAAACAGGAAAATCCGTGATTTCAGTGATTGAGGTTGACAGAACAGACGCCGATAAATACGGCATGGTTAGGCTGGGATCAAAGATCGATGAGTCTACATATGAAGTTGAGCAGTTAGTCGAAAAACCTGGTATTGATAATACACCGTCAAATATTGCTTCTGTAGGCGGGTATTTATTAACGCCAGATATTTTGCCAATTTTACAAGAAGAAAAGGTTAGTGCTCGAGGCGAGATTGAATTATCCGAAGGAATTAATCAGTTGTGCTCCAAAAATTTAGTGGCTTGCAGGCAAATAGAAGGCGTATATCATGATACTGGCAATAAATTAAAGTATCTTGAGGCACTGGTTGATACGGCACTGTCACACACAACAATATCTGATGAGTTTCGAAGGTATCTTGTAAAACGTCTAGAAGAGTAGTATTATCCTTAGTATGGACGCATACGAAATATTGGTTGTTATACTCTCGGTAACTTTAGCTATTTTACTTGTTTTATGTATTATTATTGCCGTTTATGTAATCAAGTTAATGAAAAAGATCCAGATTATTACCGACAAGGCAAATGAGGTTATGGATGATGTAGAAGTTGTCAGTAGCTATTTTAGAAAGACAGCTGGCCCAGTTGCAATTACGGGAATATTTAGCAATATTGTTTCGAAAGTAGCAGAAATGACTAATAAGAAAGGATCAAAATAATGTCTAGTAATAATGGAAGTAAATTTGCTGTGGGCGCTATGTTGGGCGTAGTAGTAGGTTTAGTGGCGGGCATACTTACGGCTCCTAAGAGTGGAAAAGAAACCAGAAAAGACCTCAAAGACACTGCAACAAAAGTCTTTGCTGAGGCAGAAAAGAGACTAAAAGTTTTATATAGTGAACTAGACGTTCTGATTACAAAAGGAAAATCTAAAGCCGGTGATTTGTCAGGCAGAAGCAAGGAAGAACTTGACAAAGCTTTAGATGTCGCTCAAAAAGCTCAAGTAAAGGCCAAAGAGGTAATTAGTGCAGTTCGTGGTGGCGAAACCACCAATCCAGAACTAGAAAAAGCGATTAAGGAAGTAACTTCAGCAAAGAATCAGCTTAAAAAGTACCTTCAATCATCATAACAAAACAACTACATGAAAAAACAAAAATCAGCCTTAAACAACAAGGATGCTCAAGTTGCTTCTAGAGCTCTAGAGGTTTTGTTTACGACACAGTATGTTAGTCGTCGACAATTATATAAAGAGAATTTTCTTAGAGGGATGTTCTTTAGTGCCGGAACCATCATTGGTGCTGCAATAATTGTGGCACTGACAGCCTGGCTGTTATCATTGTTCAACGAAGTTCCAATTATCGGCCCAGCTGTCAATACGGTGCAACAATCAATCGAAAAAAGTCAGCAGTAATACGTTGTAATACAAGCCTTAGATATCGCTTAGTTCTGAACTTTTTATTATACTAAAGGTTGCATGGGAAATAAGATTGTTGCTAGTGATTATGTTCATTTACATAATCATACACAGTATAGTTTACTTGATGGCTTAACAAAGCTGCCAGAATTATTGGATTTTGTCTGTGACTCTGGTATGCAAGCCATCGCCATGACCGATCATGGCACTCTTTCGGGTGCGATCGAATTCTATAAATTAGCACAAGCAAAACAAATCAAACCGATAATTGGCATAGAAACATATGTTGCTTCGCGAAAACATACTGACAAAGACCCGGTAAAAGATAAGCAGAG from Candidatus Nomurabacteria bacterium harbors:
- a CDS encoding UTP--glucose-1-phosphate uridylyltransferase, translating into MTHNQPVKKAVIAAAGFGTRFLPQTKAMPKEMLPIIDKPVIQMIVEEAVQAGVTEIIIVTGSTKRAIEDHFDRAVELEDELIAKGKTKEAEQIKQIAEMANFVYIRQKGEPRGNARPVLNASRLLGDEPFFVFFADDFFRSEVPRAVQLLKTYQKTGKSVISVIEVDRTDADKYGMVRLGSKIDESTYEVEQLVEKPGIDNTPSNIASVGGYLLTPDILPILQEEKVSARGEIELSEGINQLCSKNLVACRQIEGVYHDTGNKLKYLEALVDTALSHTTISDEFRRYLVKRLEE
- a CDS encoding YtxH domain-containing protein, whose protein sequence is MSSNNGSKFAVGAMLGVVVGLVAGILTAPKSGKETRKDLKDTATKVFAEAEKRLKVLYSELDVLITKGKSKAGDLSGRSKEELDKALDVAQKAQVKAKEVISAVRGGETTNPELEKAIKEVTSAKNQLKKYLQSS